One part of the Ignavibacteria bacterium genome encodes these proteins:
- a CDS encoding DUF5335 family protein yields the protein MTRQVVPEKEWIVFFHNFTKANRDKIVTVEVYNDQKEKIDEVTNLPLKGVNISNTDKENSIAQVIAGLTSSVSHFIDKTKEIVLEKTDNGNPKTLYINSGTGRGAVIHFHSMGE from the coding sequence ATCGTCTTTTTTCATAACTTCACGAAGGCAAACAGGGATAAGATAGTTACAGTTGAAGTTTATAACGACCAGAAGGAAAAAATTGACGAAGTGACAAATCTTCCCTTAAAAGGAGTCAATATTTCAAATACTGACAAGGAGAATTCCATAGCACAGGTAATAGCAGGCCTTACCTCCTCGGTATCCCATTTTATAGACAAGACAAAGGAAATTGTGCTTGAAAAGACCGATAACGGCAACCCAAAGACACTCTATATCAACTCCGGGACCGGAAGAGGAGCTGTCATCCATTTTCACTCAATGGGAGAATAA